The following proteins are encoded in a genomic region of Reichenbachiella sp.:
- a CDS encoding ATP-binding cassette domain-containing protein: MSESIINALMRLFAIIESVKDEVVDSGHIIVKPYLEAQLNHDLAEQYLNLYQDYVEFYRREASSSEEELENETKNIIQVTKICQQLNKELLQHERVIVFIQLVELINTDNKVSDKENDFMQLVALNFNLPKQEINDITSFILDPEIKELSKANGMIIDNKVTEWPEEIAWMMKKKKEPGINEFRHIHVENLFGQIKVLFIQSIGTFVIQYDGPLNLYLEGNKISKNKTYILKSGAIIKGSSIEPIYESEISKRFLLDLKKVNLVLHGDDMQFKFKNSNNGIQPFSFYEESGQLIGIMGGSGTGKSTLINLLNGKLEPSGGKIKINGHSIPRCVQSGVIGYVPQDDLLFEELTVYQNLFFNARLSFSDFSKKRLDQAINKVLEDLDIDEIRDLQVGSPLNKFISGGQRKRLNIALELLREPSVLFVDEPTSGLSSMDSEVVMNLLKEQSRKGKLVIAIIHQPSSDIFKLFDKLWLLDKGGYPIYNGNPVDAVVYFKTMNTQVNAAESECRVCGNVIPEQILHIIEAKEINEVGEATKQRKISPAQWYDKYLENLAPKLKKIKFQTALPPSNFLIPNLAQQSNIFLQRILLSKKTNLQYILLNLLEPPLLALILGVLAKYSVGNEYIFSENKNIPVYLFMTVVVALFLGLSVSAEEIFKDKKVLERESFLNLSRFSYINSKIIFLFCLSALQMFIFVWFGNYLLEIKDLNFSFWLVLFSAACFANMVGLNISSGLNSIVTIYILIPLILVPQLLLGGAMIKFDELHYKIGDKKHVPLVGDAMVSRWAYEALAVELFSNNNYEKHFFDYDKRMSDASFNFAYLIPKIQTKLKLVYQNIQAGNQSSALQREIDICRKELEKMQAKDGNTQFYRLRFLDMEKYDSTSHHQILAQLNLLRKKYKNFKDEAVKERESHYYEMVEQLGKEGLLELKNASHNKTLENLVTNRDEIEKIFEADDELIQKKDPIFKTPDSNIGNAHFYAPVKVFGNAQIDTFYFNIIIIWLMTAFFYMTLYYDVLRKCLTFITNKFTKY, translated from the coding sequence ATGAGTGAATCGATTATCAACGCCTTGATGCGCTTGTTTGCCATTATTGAAAGTGTGAAAGACGAAGTGGTCGATTCAGGCCATATCATTGTGAAACCCTATCTGGAAGCCCAACTTAATCATGATCTTGCAGAACAATACCTAAACCTTTACCAAGACTATGTTGAGTTCTACAGACGAGAAGCTTCTTCGTCAGAGGAAGAGTTGGAGAACGAAACTAAAAACATCATTCAGGTCACCAAAATCTGCCAACAGCTAAACAAAGAACTACTTCAGCACGAACGGGTGATTGTTTTCATTCAGCTGGTGGAATTAATCAATACAGATAATAAAGTCTCTGACAAGGAAAATGACTTTATGCAGCTGGTTGCGTTGAATTTCAATCTACCCAAACAAGAAATTAATGACATCACCTCCTTCATCCTAGATCCTGAAATAAAGGAATTATCCAAGGCCAACGGCATGATCATCGATAATAAGGTGACCGAATGGCCGGAGGAGATTGCTTGGATGATGAAAAAGAAAAAGGAACCAGGCATTAATGAGTTCAGGCATATCCATGTTGAAAATCTGTTTGGACAGATCAAAGTCCTATTTATTCAGAGCATAGGCACCTTCGTCATCCAATACGATGGCCCACTAAATTTGTATTTAGAAGGGAACAAAATTTCCAAAAACAAAACCTACATTCTTAAATCCGGCGCCATTATAAAAGGCAGCAGTATTGAGCCGATTTACGAATCAGAAATCAGTAAGAGATTCTTACTAGACCTTAAGAAGGTAAATCTTGTTTTGCATGGGGATGATATGCAGTTCAAGTTTAAGAACAGTAACAACGGCATCCAGCCTTTCAGTTTTTACGAAGAATCTGGTCAGCTCATCGGTATCATGGGAGGTAGTGGCACGGGCAAGTCCACGCTCATTAATTTGCTCAATGGCAAATTAGAACCTTCTGGTGGAAAAATTAAAATAAATGGACACAGCATCCCTAGATGTGTGCAATCCGGGGTTATTGGATATGTCCCTCAGGATGACCTTTTGTTTGAAGAACTAACAGTCTATCAAAACTTATTTTTCAATGCGCGCCTTTCTTTCAGTGATTTCTCCAAGAAAAGACTTGATCAGGCGATTAACAAAGTTCTTGAAGACTTGGATATCGACGAAATTCGAGACCTTCAGGTGGGCAGCCCACTCAATAAGTTTATCAGTGGCGGTCAGCGTAAACGTCTCAATATAGCGTTGGAACTACTCCGTGAGCCCTCTGTTCTTTTCGTAGATGAGCCCACCTCTGGGCTTTCTTCTATGGACTCAGAAGTGGTGATGAATCTATTGAAAGAACAAAGCAGAAAGGGCAAACTGGTCATTGCCATTATTCATCAGCCGTCGTCGGACATTTTCAAATTGTTTGACAAACTCTGGCTGCTTGACAAAGGAGGATACCCCATTTACAATGGAAACCCTGTAGACGCCGTGGTGTATTTCAAAACCATGAATACACAAGTGAATGCGGCAGAAAGTGAATGTAGAGTCTGCGGAAACGTGATCCCCGAACAGATTCTTCACATCATAGAAGCCAAGGAAATAAACGAAGTGGGTGAAGCCACCAAACAAAGGAAAATTTCACCTGCTCAATGGTATGACAAGTACTTGGAGAATTTGGCGCCAAAGCTCAAGAAAATTAAGTTTCAAACCGCGCTTCCTCCTTCCAACTTCTTGATTCCAAATTTGGCACAGCAGTCCAATATATTCCTGCAAAGAATCTTGCTTTCGAAAAAAACTAACCTACAGTATATTCTGCTCAATCTCCTTGAACCACCCCTATTAGCATTGATTTTGGGTGTACTGGCCAAGTACTCGGTTGGTAATGAATATATCTTTAGTGAAAATAAAAACATTCCAGTTTATCTATTTATGACTGTGGTTGTGGCCCTTTTTCTAGGGCTATCGGTGAGTGCAGAAGAAATTTTCAAAGACAAGAAAGTACTCGAACGTGAGTCGTTTTTGAATCTTAGTCGATTCAGCTATATCAATTCTAAAATCATCTTTCTATTTTGTCTATCTGCCTTGCAGATGTTCATTTTTGTGTGGTTTGGAAATTACTTGTTAGAAATCAAGGACCTGAACTTTAGTTTTTGGCTCGTCTTATTTTCGGCAGCCTGTTTTGCTAATATGGTCGGGCTGAACATTTCTTCTGGGCTAAATTCTATCGTGACCATTTATATCCTTATCCCACTCATTTTGGTGCCACAACTTTTATTGGGAGGAGCTATGATTAAGTTTGATGAGCTACACTACAAGATCGGAGACAAAAAACACGTACCACTAGTGGGTGATGCCATGGTCTCTCGGTGGGCTTATGAAGCTTTAGCTGTAGAGCTATTCAGCAACAACAACTATGAAAAGCATTTCTTTGATTATGATAAACGAATGAGCGATGCCAGTTTCAACTTTGCCTACCTCATTCCAAAAATTCAAACTAAACTCAAACTAGTTTATCAAAATATTCAGGCTGGAAATCAATCCAGTGCTTTGCAACGTGAAATCGATATTTGTAGAAAAGAATTAGAGAAAATGCAGGCCAAAGACGGGAATACACAGTTTTACCGACTGCGATTTCTCGATATGGAAAAATACGACTCCACCTCACACCACCAAATTCTAGCTCAACTCAATTTGCTTAGAAAAAAATACAAAAACTTCAAAGATGAAGCGGTAAAGGAGAGAGAATCTCACTACTATGAAATGGTAGAACAATTGGGAAAAGAGGGTCTATTGGAACTCAAGAATGCAAGCCACAATAAGACTCTTGAAAATCTGGTAACCAATCGAGATGAAATAGAAAAAATCTTCGAGGCAGACGATGAGTTGATTCAAAAGAAAGATCCCATATTCAAAACACCAGACTCAAATATTGGCAATGCCCACTTTTATGCTCCGGTTAAAGTTTTTGGGAATGCACAAATTGATACTTTTTATTTCAATATCATCATTATATGGCTCATGACCGCATTTTTTTACATGACCCTCTATTATGATGTACTTCGAAAATGTCTAACTTTTATTACCAACAAATTCACTAAATACTAA